The Trichomycterus rosablanca isolate fTriRos1 chromosome 13, fTriRos1.hap1, whole genome shotgun sequence sequence GGTACCTTAAGTGCACAAAGGGccaaaacaacaaacacacacacacacacacacacacacaatcctaaTCTTCTGCTAGGTTGTGTTGCTGGCTTGTGATGAAGCTGaaatttaaagaataaaaatgtgggttaatatttttttttactatgaatggataaatgttaTATTAGGAGTAGTCAAACAAACCTGTTAAGTCTCTGAATCTTTGTTTTGCTTCAGCCCTTTCTTCTGAATCAAAGTACCAAACAGTCACTGCATACCTACAATAGAAATTCATGTAGTTATAATTCAGTGCATATAGATCACTTGTCTTATAGTAAATTTTCACACATTGCTCCTTTATGTAATCTCAAACCCTAAGACTACAACAGACCTTGTAGCAAAAGATGGCTGTACTTCATGAGGGTTCCTGCGATCTGACCAGAAGAGCAGCAGTCGATCAAACAAAGGTTCAATGTCAGCTACATAAGATTTTCCTTCAGGAAATATGCGCAGAATTCCCCCATGTTCCTGGAACAAAAGCACTGCATTATTTACTGTAGATATTTTACAAAGTACACAACTACAAAAGCTATTAACATTGCCTACCTTGGCATTCCAATTTTTGTTCAAGTAGTAGATGCAGGTCACACATCGGCCATCTGCATTCGGGTTATCCACATGTTTCACGTAACCTGCTCCATTGCCTGGATAGCACGCTACCATTGCCTAatacagaaaaacaaaagcaaaagcaGATATTTGTAATTACAAAGTCTGTGCAAAACAGAGTTTTTCTAAGCCTGAATAGTTAGACTAACAGTCCATTGTCACAAAACTTTAGATGTAACTTATACCCAAGATAAATTGCATAGAAACAAATAAGCCATTATTTTGGGGGGAGCAATAATGGTGTAATATCATGAGGTGTAAAAAGTAATCTGTCAGCAATACTTAAAATTGAAGTTTTTACCACTTCTGTTTGCAAGCAAAATAATATCCCCTCACTATATTTTGCGTTGTATGTCTACTTAGATTGTTTGCCATACTTCCTTGGCTACATTCTTCTGTACTGGTTAATAATGGATGCTTGAAATTGTTTAACATTAATGTTTCTTTTCAAATTCACAGACTGTACTGACCACAGTAATTTCCCAGCTGGGTTAAATTTACAAATGCAACACTCACTCTGACATTATAACCAACATGCTTGCAGTTGCTATGAGCACATAGTACAAATATaagaggcggcacggtggctaagtgggtagcactgtcgcctcacagcaagaaggtcctgggttcgatccccaggtggggcggttcgggtcctttctgtgtggagtttgcatgttctccctgtgtctgcgtgggtttcctcccacagtccaaagacatgcaagtgaggtgaattggagatacaaaattgtccatgactgtgttcgatataaccatgagaagtgatgaaccttgtgtaacgagtaactaccgtgtgtctgtcatgaatgtaaccaaagagtgtaaaacatgacgttaaaatacaaacaaacaaacaaacaaatataagATCATTATTACCAAACAAGACAGAAATTGCTGTTGGGCACGGAGGTGACTCCCAATTGGCTTTTCCTCACTGAGACACCCGGTTGTGTATGAGTACCCAACTAGGCTGGTGCTGAGAGCTGAACCTGGGTCTCTGAGGTGGTAGGCTTGGAATGAGTGTTGCTACTTCATGTGAAGTCGCTAGGGATTATCTTACACATCTTGATTGGTTCATACCTCACAACTAAACTGTAAGCTAACCAGCTTTTAATCAGGTTAGCCATGTAGAGTAAGTTTCCATGGTAACTAAACTGGAGAGGTTAATCCACCTTTGTGAAATCGATAAGACCAAAATTGCTAGCTCAAAGTTTAGAATTGCCAGCTGGGCTCTTAAGCAGCTTAGCTGCATGTTTGGATTGTGCTCTGCCCCATTTGGGAGTTGCAGATTAATCAGCAGGGGCCCTGGTGATAAGTCATAAAATTCTGGCTAACAGCTGACCATGTCCTGAATCTCATGAACCAGTGTGGCTTTTCCTAAACAGCACAATAGCAACGCCTCAACCTCACAATGAAACAGGAAACAAAATCTCACCCCATATCACCTCAGCCCCACCTGGCCCTCTGCTCTCCAACATAATTTAGCACGCGATATATCCTGTTAGCTCTACCATCACACgcaagtttttttttgtcattataACCATTAAAAATTCCCATTATAAATCCATTTGACCTTTTTCTATTTACTTGGTTGTAAATTTAGACTAAGTAAAATTCTACTCATTTTTATAGCAGCCATCCTTAAAATGTGAAGTGACTTCTGTCTTAGGAATTGGACTAGTTCTGTGTTCAGTTCATACATTTAGTAAATTTGTTCAAATATTCTTTTTATAtgagttttattaaaaaaaagtggaTTTATCTGATATATTTTGGTGAAAAACTGCTACCATTAAATTGTTTTCTTTGTCTAATCCAAaacattaatgtattattttattttacagcaaCCATAAAAGAAtagatagaaaaaaaagaacaattttacaACTTAGCTGGTTTgtaaaataagaataatataaaaaaagccATGTCATTCTACTTCCCTGTTATCATTTAATCATACCTAACTATTCACTGGTACACAtgtttacatttctgcaaaCACGTATTTATCATGGTCTCCTTCTCACAATGAGGGCACACACGTAGGTTTGCCGTCATATCCCAATGCAAACACTTGTGGAGAGGTCTGGAaggacaagtgtgtgtgtgtgtgtgtgtgtgtgtgtgtgtgtgtgtgtgtgtgtgtgtgtgtatttgtgtgtgtgcatgtgcgtgtGTGGGGAGGTGAGAcaggaaaagaaagagaaaaagagcaGGATTGGCCAGCCGCCAGTGCCTTGAAGGTTTAATGACAGTGCTACGTGTTGAGCGTGAGTGTGTTGCTGCACCCCGTTCCCTACACACATGCAGTACTCAGCTGAAAAGCATGTCCATGCCATTTTAACGAAAGACACCCTTGGACAACAATATCTACG is a genomic window containing:
- the egln3 gene encoding egl nine homolog 3 isoform X1 translates to MPFLHHITDLELEQLALDRVVPALLDRGFFYMDSFLGDTVGRVVLGQVKQIHRSGVLSDGQLAGRASGVRRSHIRGDKIAWVSGTERGAEAINFLLKQTDKLISLCASRLGKNTIRERSKAMVACYPGNGAGYVKHVDNPNADGRCVTCIYYLNKNWNAKVGNVNSFCSCVLCKISTVNNAVLLFQEHGGILRIFPEGKSYVADIEPLFDRLLLFWSDRRNPHEVQPSFATRYAVTVWYFDSEERAEAKQRFRDLTASSQASNTT
- the egln3 gene encoding egl nine homolog 3 isoform X2 — its product is MPFLHHITDLELEQLALDRVVPALLDRGFFYMDSFLGDTVGRVVLGQVKQIHRSGVLSDGQLAGRASGVRRSHIRGDKIAWVSGTERGAEAINFLLKQTDKLISLCASRLGKNTIRERSKAMVACYPGNGAGYVKHVDNPNADGRCVTCIYYLNKNWNAKEHGGILRIFPEGKSYVADIEPLFDRLLLFWSDRRNPHEVQPSFATRYAVTVWYFDSEERAEAKQRFRDLTASSQASNTT